One region of Paraburkholderia acidiphila genomic DNA includes:
- a CDS encoding methyl-accepting chemotaxis protein has product MFSKIKVASGLLCVLVAFCVLQLVTAGLGYWSLTRTHDDVADLSKVALRQASAANVITQQLMDARINLSRAGTRMVRGGTVPTDMVNHARDQLAAADTTFAALMAVPPINDDNRARVAALGERYQVYRKALGELIDDLNGNNLQAFLDQPTQSYQDAYLAELHSFVQFSSAASRASLDSIDSRLALFQGVGIFIVLLLVALVSAVHFALRRGVVEPLEEAGRHFDRIARGRLDERIAARGENEIGRLFQGLALMQASLARTVHTVRETAGSINVGADEIATGNADLSARTESQAASLEETAASMEELTGTVRNTAENAREANALAEAALDATARGGAVVGEVVERMRGIAQSSDKIAEIIGVIDGIAFQTNILALNAAVEAARAGEQGRGFAVVAGEVRGLAQRSAQSAKEIKTLISESVSQIRGGSELVERAGESMREVSNSISRATQMMAGISASSLEQSTGIDQVNQAVSQMDQMTQQNAALVEEAAAAAASLHQQTRQLSEAVAAFEISPAVLAD; this is encoded by the coding sequence ATGTTCAGCAAGATCAAGGTCGCATCCGGCCTGTTGTGTGTCCTCGTCGCGTTCTGTGTACTGCAGCTCGTGACCGCAGGACTTGGTTACTGGTCGCTCACGCGCACGCACGACGACGTGGCCGACCTCTCGAAAGTGGCGTTGCGACAAGCCAGTGCCGCCAATGTCATCACCCAGCAGTTGATGGACGCCCGTATCAATCTCTCGCGTGCGGGCACACGCATGGTCCGTGGCGGCACCGTGCCGACCGACATGGTCAATCACGCACGCGACCAGCTCGCCGCCGCCGACACCACGTTTGCGGCGCTCATGGCCGTCCCGCCGATCAACGACGACAACCGCGCGCGCGTCGCGGCGCTCGGCGAGCGCTACCAGGTGTACCGCAAGGCGCTGGGCGAGCTGATCGACGACCTCAACGGCAACAATCTGCAAGCCTTCCTCGACCAGCCGACGCAGTCTTACCAGGACGCCTATCTCGCGGAGCTGCATTCCTTCGTGCAATTCAGCTCCGCGGCGAGCCGCGCATCGCTCGACTCGATCGATTCGCGCCTCGCGCTCTTCCAGGGCGTGGGCATCTTCATCGTGCTTCTGCTGGTCGCGCTCGTGAGCGCCGTGCACTTCGCGCTGCGGCGCGGCGTAGTGGAGCCGCTCGAGGAAGCGGGCCGCCATTTCGACCGTATCGCGCGCGGGCGTCTGGACGAGCGCATCGCCGCGCGCGGCGAGAACGAGATCGGCCGGCTGTTCCAGGGCCTGGCGCTGATGCAGGCCAGCCTCGCTCGTACGGTCCACACCGTGCGCGAAACGGCGGGCTCCATCAACGTAGGCGCCGACGAGATCGCCACCGGCAACGCCGATCTTTCGGCGCGCACCGAATCGCAGGCGGCGTCGCTGGAGGAAACGGCGGCCAGCATGGAGGAATTGACGGGCACCGTGCGCAACACGGCCGAGAACGCGCGCGAGGCGAACGCGCTGGCGGAGGCCGCACTCGACGCGACCGCGCGCGGCGGCGCCGTGGTGGGCGAGGTGGTCGAGCGCATGCGCGGCATTGCGCAAAGTTCGGACAAGATCGCGGAGATCATCGGCGTGATCGACGGCATCGCGTTCCAGACCAACATCCTCGCGCTCAACGCGGCGGTGGAAGCGGCGCGCGCGGGTGAGCAGGGCCGCGGCTTCGCGGTCGTGGCGGGCGAGGTGCGCGGGCTCGCGCAGCGCAGCGCGCAGTCGGCCAAGGAGATCAAGACGCTGATCAGCGAGTCGGTTTCGCAGATTCGCGGCGGCTCGGAGCTGGTGGAGCGCGCGGGCGAGTCGATGCGCGAGGTGTCGAATTCGATCTCGCGGGCCACGCAGATGATGGCGGGTATCAGCGCCTCGTCGCTCGAACAGAGCACGGGCATTGATCAGGTGAATCAGGCCGTCTCGCAGATGGACCAGATGACCCAGCAGAACGCGGCGCTCGTCGAGGAGGCCGCGGCTGCCGCGGCTTCGCTGCATCAGCAGACGCGCCAGCTTTCCGAGGCGGTGGCGGCGTTCGAGATTTCGCCGGCCGTGCTGGCGGACTGA
- a CDS encoding PaaI family thioesterase encodes MTDLVDRARGALHAQPFSVLLGTELTHVGADELTLRLPIRDELKQQHGFVHGGVISYLADNALTFVGALALGPRVVTGEYKINYLRPALKGTLMARARVVHAGRHQATCQCSVYVMENGDEKLVALAQGTVNRLPEGGGAEEKS; translated from the coding sequence ATGACAGATCTTGTGGATCGCGCACGCGGCGCTTTGCATGCCCAACCGTTCAGCGTGCTGCTCGGAACCGAACTGACGCACGTGGGGGCCGACGAGCTGACGCTGCGGCTGCCGATACGCGACGAGCTCAAGCAACAGCACGGCTTCGTGCACGGCGGGGTGATCAGCTATCTCGCCGACAACGCGCTGACCTTCGTCGGGGCGCTGGCGCTCGGGCCGCGGGTGGTGACGGGGGAATACAAGATCAACTATCTGCGCCCGGCACTCAAGGGCACGCTGATGGCGCGGGCCCGCGTGGTGCATGCGGGTCGGCACCAGGCCACTTGCCAGTGCAGCGTCTACGTGATGGAAAACGGCGACGAAAAGCTCGTGGCGCTCGCGCAGGGGACGGTGAACCGCTTGCCGGAAGGCGGTGGGGCGGAAGAGAAAAGTTAG
- a CDS encoding ureidoglycolate lyase yields MKLLRYGPKGHEKPGLLDAEGRIRALSGNVADIAGDVLSDAGLAQLRTIDPETLPLVEGNPRIGPCVGHIGKMVCIGLNYADHAAESGMPVPSEPVVFNKWTSAIVGPNDDIEIPRGSKKTDWEVELGVVIGKHAKNVSEADALNYVAGYCVINDVSEREWQIERGGQWDKGKGFDTFGPTGPWLVTRDEVADPQNLSMWLEVDGHRYQNGSTRTMIFTVAKLVSYLSECMSLQPGDVISTGTPPGVGMGVKPNPVFLKAGQTVRLGIEGLGEQQQKTRAAE; encoded by the coding sequence ATGAAACTGCTTCGCTATGGCCCGAAGGGTCACGAAAAACCGGGCCTGCTCGACGCCGAAGGCCGCATTCGCGCGCTCTCGGGCAACGTGGCCGACATTGCGGGCGACGTGCTCTCCGACGCCGGCCTCGCGCAACTGCGCACGATCGACCCGGAAACGCTCCCGCTCGTCGAAGGCAATCCGCGTATCGGGCCCTGCGTGGGCCATATCGGCAAGATGGTCTGCATCGGCCTGAACTACGCCGATCACGCCGCCGAGTCGGGCATGCCGGTGCCGAGCGAGCCGGTCGTCTTCAACAAGTGGACGAGCGCCATCGTCGGCCCGAACGACGACATCGAGATCCCGCGCGGCTCGAAGAAGACCGACTGGGAAGTGGAACTGGGCGTGGTGATCGGCAAGCACGCGAAGAACGTGAGCGAGGCGGATGCGCTCAACTACGTGGCGGGCTACTGCGTGATCAACGACGTGTCCGAGCGCGAATGGCAGATCGAGCGCGGCGGCCAGTGGGACAAAGGCAAGGGCTTCGACACCTTCGGCCCGACCGGCCCGTGGCTCGTCACGCGCGACGAAGTGGCCGATCCGCAGAACCTCTCCATGTGGCTCGAGGTGGACGGCCATCGTTACCAAAACGGTAGCACGCGCACGATGATCTTCACGGTCGCGAAGCTGGTTTCGTATCTCTCCGAGTGCATGAGCCTGCAGCCGGGCGACGTGATCTCCACCGGCACGCCGCCGGGCGTGGGCATGGGCGTGAAGCCGAACCCCGTGTTCCTGAAGGCGGGGCAGACGGTGCGTCTGGGCATCGAGGGTCTCGGCGAGCAGCAGCAGAAGACGCGCGCGGCTGAGTAA
- a CDS encoding SDR family oxidoreductase, translating into MVQRLAGKTALITAAGQGIGYAAAELFAREGARVIATDLRIDALSALPVEARKLDVLDGAAITALAQELGTVDVLFNCAGFVHAGSILEASEEDWDFAFDLNAKAMYRTIRAFLPGMLAKGAGSIINMSSAASSVKGVPNRFVYGASKAAVIGLTKAVAADFVTRGIRCNAICPGTVSSPSLEERIAAQAAAQGTSVEAARAAFVARQPMGRVGKPEEIAALALYLASDESGFTTGQAHVIDGGWSN; encoded by the coding sequence ATGGTACAAAGACTGGCCGGCAAGACGGCCTTGATCACCGCGGCGGGCCAGGGCATCGGCTACGCGGCCGCCGAATTGTTTGCGCGCGAAGGCGCACGCGTGATCGCCACGGACCTGCGCATCGACGCGCTTTCGGCGCTGCCGGTCGAGGCGCGCAAGCTCGACGTGCTCGACGGCGCAGCCATCACGGCGCTCGCGCAGGAACTGGGCACGGTCGACGTGCTGTTCAACTGCGCGGGCTTCGTGCACGCGGGCTCGATTCTGGAAGCGAGCGAGGAAGATTGGGACTTCGCGTTCGATCTGAACGCGAAGGCGATGTACCGGACCATCCGCGCGTTCCTGCCGGGCATGCTGGCAAAGGGTGCCGGGTCGATTATTAACATGTCGTCGGCGGCGTCGAGCGTGAAGGGCGTGCCCAACCGCTTTGTGTACGGCGCCTCGAAGGCCGCTGTGATAGGGTTGACGAAGGCTGTGGCCGCGGACTTCGTGACGCGCGGCATCCGCTGCAACGCGATCTGCCCGGGCACGGTGTCGTCGCCGTCGCTGGAAGAGCGCATCGCCGCGCAAGCAGCGGCGCAGGGCACGAGCGTCGAGGCGGCGCGCGCCGCATTCGTCGCGCGCCAGCCGATGGGGCGCGTGGGCAAGCCCGAGGAAATCGCCGCGCTTGCGCTCTACCTTGCCTCCGACGAATCGGGATTCACGACCGGCCAGGCACATGTGATCGACGGCGGATGGTCTAACTAG